One genomic window of Metopolophium dirhodum isolate CAU chromosome 4, ASM1992520v1, whole genome shotgun sequence includes the following:
- the LOC132944005 gene encoding neutral amino acid transporter 9-like, giving the protein MGRVSKKSFKRSSRPRAKSMITDCEIQPLLNSELSRTSIALDNGFIFKYDSENSDLENNKTPTTQSKANELLYPYYLRSFSLDYDILNRPKFYRKLQPYIPLGDTITNEPYTQNSIITIFAIWNTIMGTSLLAMPWSVERAGLVMGLILMFVIAALCLYTSNRILRVQVLHGNDTGEVAQLSKKLLGPWAEVIAKLFSFIILLGANIVYWILMSNFLYYSVGYIHDLLFADENTGAFEFNTTNLICPNSANFINATSNTTRQWTLYERIWDLNTTVPIFLVVIVAPLLNFRSATFFTKFNSLGTLAVLYLFIFVLIKSYSWGINMSAPTLEGLTDYSEFYKNTFPATSGMLTLSMFIHNIIITIMRNNENQKHNGRDLSIAFTLVLLTYLLIGITFYVCFPLAKSCIEDNFLNNFPRTDVFSIIARVFLFFQLLTVYPLISYMLRVQVFAALELSIYPSVLHVIALNCFVIFICILFAIFMPHIGTVIRFSGAICGFVYIYTLPTMLHLASQRRRNLLTFGSVIFHVSISLVGLANLIAQFFV; this is encoded by the exons ATGGGTCGAGTTTCTAAGAAATCGTTTAAAAGGTCCAGTAGACCCAGGGCCAAGTCTATGATTACGGATTGTGAAATCCAACCACTATTAAATTCAGAATTGAGCAGAACAAGCATAGCGTT agACAATggattcatatttaaatatgattcgGAAAACAGTGATTTAGAGAATAATAAAACACCTACTACTCAGTCAAAGGCCAATGAATTACTATATCCGTATTACTTGAG atcTTTTAGTTTGGACTATGATATACTAAACAGGCCAAAATTTTATCGAAAATTACAACCTTACATTCCATTAGGCGATACT attaccAATGAGCCATACACccaaaatagtataattaccat tttcGCAATATGGAACACAATAATGGGAACATCCCTATTGGCAATGCCTTGGAGCGTGGAACGTGCAGGACTAGTGATGGGGTTAATACTAATGTTCGTCATAGCTGCACTATGCTTATACACGTCAAATCGCATTCTTAGAGTGCAAGTACTTCAcg gaaatgATACCGGAGAAGTAGCACAATTGAGCAAAAAATTGCTGGGCCCTTGGGCCGAAGTCATAGCGAAATTATTCTCGTTCATCATTTTACTAGGTGCCAACATAGTATACTGGATATTGATGtcgaattttttatattattctgtcGGATATATTCACG ATTTGCTCTTTGCGGACGAAAACACCGGGGCGTTTGAGTTCAACACTACTAACC TAATATGCCCAAACAGTGCGAACTTCATAAATGCTACGTCCAACACGACCAGGCAGTGGACATTGTACGAACGAATTTGGGATCTCAATACGACGGTACCGATATTTCTCGTCGTGATTGTTGCCCCGCTGTTGAACTTCAGATCGGCTACGTTTTTCACGAAGTTTAATTCTTTGG GAACTCTGGCTGTTCTGTATCTATTCATATTTGTCCTAATAAAATCTTATAGTTGGGGAATAAATATGTCTGCTCCAACGCTAGAAGGATTAACAGATTATtctgaattttataaaaacacatttcCTGCAACATCTGGAATGCTTACGTTATCGatgttcatacataatattattattacaataatgagaaacaatgaaaatcaaaaacataac GGTCGTGATCTATCGATAGCATTCACTCTTGTTCTcctaacgtatttattgattggAATTACTTTCTATGTGTGTTTTCCATTAGCTAAATCTTGCATCGAggat aACTTTTTAAACAACTTTCCTAGAACAGATGTCTTTAGCATTATTGCTAGAGTTTTTCTATTCTTTCAATTATTGACTGTATACCCTTTGATATCATATATGCTACGAGTACAAGTGTTTGCAGCTCTTGAGCTATCAATATACCCAAGTGTTTTACACGTTATTGCACTTAATTGTTTTGTCATTttcatatgcatattatttgcAATCTTCATGCCACATATAGGAACAGTAATACG ATTTAGTGGAGCAATTTGTGGATTTGTCTACATATATACATTACCAACAATGTTACATTTGGCATCTCAGAGAAGAAGAAATCTTTTAACATTTGGATCAGTCATTTTTCACGTTTCAATATCATTAGTTGGACTAGCTAATTTAATTgctcaattttttgtttaa
- the LOC132944011 gene encoding ATP synthase subunit C lysine N-methyltransferase codes for MSSDFPIDINQSFENVQSVNSNRSLKGLFFVGLTGGISIALSVICYPFISPALRKVCLPYVPATNLQVQNVLNVIKGRKGKLVDLGSGDGRIVMNTAKAGFESVGVELNFWLVMYSRLVAMKSKIQPSPKFIRTDLWKYHLGPFTNVVIFGVEEMMLDLEKKFSEELSEGTVIVACRFPLPNLEPYLVIGTGIDRVWAYRISKTKP; via the exons ATGTCCAGTGATTTTCCTATTGACATAAATCAATCATTTGAAAATGTGCAGTCAGTTAATAGTAATAGAAGCCTTAAAGGATTGTTTTTCGTGGGATTAACTG GTGGTATTTCCATTGCATTGAGCGTAATTTGTTATCCGTTCATATCTCCAGCTTTAAGGAAAGTATGTTTACCATATGTCCCAGCAACCAACTTGCAAGTCCAAAACGTTCTGAATGTAATCAAAGGACGAAAAGGGAAATTAGTGGACTTAGGCAGTGGCGATGGAAGAata GTTATGAATACGGCAAAAGCAGGATTTGAATCAGTTGGTGTAGAGTTGAATTTTTGGTTAGTGATGTATTCACGTTTGGTCGCCATGAAATCTAAAATTCAGCCTTCTCCAAAATTTATTCGAACAGATTTGTGGAAATATCACTTAGGACCTTTCACAAATGTTGTAATATTTGGTGTTGAAGAAATg ATGTTGGATCTTGAAAAAAAGTTCTCCGAGGAATTGTCTGAAGGAACAGTAATAGTTGCTTGTCGCTTTCCGCTCCCAAATTTGGAACCTTATTTAGTCATTGGCACAGGAATTGACAGAGTTTGGGCTTACAGAATATCTAAGACCAAACCATAA
- the LOC132944008 gene encoding beta-ureidopropionase: protein MFQNIDTCLEKYIPQEELNHVQRILYGKKLEELKLPESCINNVDNVEVKGFKFDSLTEELREKRIVRVGVIQNQIVLPTTAPLVEQRNAIYQKIGKIISLAAEANVNVLCLQEAWPMPFVFCTREKFPWCEFAESVETGPTTLFLKDICKQYNMVIISPILERDEQEVIWNTAVVIDNFGKVIGKHRKNHIPRVGDFNESTYYMEGNTGHPVFETAFGRIAINICYGRHHPLNWLMFGLNGAEIVFNPSATIDGLSETLWGIEARTAAVANSYFSCAINRVGTETFPSEFTSGDGKPAHKNFGHFYGSSYITAPDGSRTPGLSRTRDGLLISEIDLNLCRQVKDHWGFQMTRRLDLYADSLADIVNSK from the exons atgtttcaaaatattgatactTGTTTGGAGAAATATATTCCACAGGAAGAATTAAATCATGTGCAGAGGATCttgtatggaaaaaaattaga GGAACTTAAACTGCCAGAGTCATGCATAAATAATGTAGATAATGTGGAAGTTAAAGGTTTCAAATTTGATAGTTTGACTGAAGAGTTACGAGAAAAGcg GATTGTAAGAGTTGgagttattcaaaatcaaattgTTCTTCCAACAACAGCTCCTTTAGTTGAACAACGTAACGCAATTTATCAAAAGATAGGCAAGATAATATCACTTGCGGCTGAAGCTAACGTGAATGTGTTATGTCTTCAAGAAGCCTGGC cAATGCCCTTTGTGTTTTGTACAAGAGAAAAATTTCCATGGTGCGAGTTTGCTGAATCAGTTGAAACGGGGCCGACAACTTTATTTCTAAAAGAC ATCTGCAAACAATACAATATGGTTATCATATCACCAATTTTGGAACGTGATGAACAAGAAGTGATATGGAATACAGCTGTAGTCATAGATAACTTTGGCAAAGTAATTGGAAAACATAGAAAGAACCATATACCTCGAGTGGGTGATTTTAACGAGTCTACTTACTACATGGAAGGAAACACGGGACATCCTGTTTTTGAg ACAGCTTTTGGTCGAATTGCAATCAATATTTGTTATGGACGCCACCATCCACTGAATTGGTTGATGTTTGGGTTAAATGGGGCTGAAATTGTTTTCAACCCTTCAGCTACAATTGATGGTCTAAg TGAGACACTTTGGGGAATTGAGGCTAGAACAGCTGCAGTTGCCAATAGTTATTTTTCTTGTGCCATCAACAGAGTGGGTACAGAAACTTTCCCGTCTGAGTTCACTAGCGGTGATGGTAAACCAGCACATAAAAATTTTGGCCATTTTTATGGATCGAGCTATATTACAGCTCCTGACGGTTCAAGAACTCCT GGCCTTTCTAGGACTCGTGATGGATTGTTAATTTCAGAAATAGACTTGAATCTTTGTAGACAAGTGAAGGATCATTGGGGTTtccaa atgacTCGAAGACTAGATTTATATGCAGATTCTTTGGCAGACATTGTAAACTCTAAGTAA